In one window of Temnothorax longispinosus isolate EJ_2023e chromosome 9, Tlon_JGU_v1, whole genome shotgun sequence DNA:
- the Kdsr gene encoding 3-ketodihydrosphingosine reductase, translating into MSDPDIIIPTVIMKVGSWLMQATVVLVVLALIYEYLFGRKIKDIRNKHVVVTGGSSGIGKCMAIIAAKKGANVTIIARNEQNLEKAKEEILQACENRNTQRVECLSLNIGMDYSTVEKALTDLEKVMGPIYMLVNCAGLAIAGKIEDTTPENLDEMVRTNFLGTYYCIKAVTPRMKDSKEGVIVLMSSQAGLLGIFGYTAYSATKFALRGLAESLEMELQPYNISVTLSLPPDTDTPGFAVEELSKPMETKVISQTVKLVQPEVVAEKTFKDALARHFFSTVGWEGFIMVTLCAGMSQVTSLCELIAQAWLMGVLRLIGVFYRSFFERAIKKCNN; encoded by the exons ATGTCGGACCCTGACATTATTATACCAACTGTGATAATGAAAGTTGGTAGTTGGCTTATGCAGGCGACTGTCGTGTTAGTCGTCTTGGCTCTGATATATGAGTATTTGTTcgggagaaaaataaaagacatcAGGAACAAACATGTTGTC GTGACCGGCGGCTCCAGCGGCATTGGGAAATGTATGGCGATTATCGCCGCAAAGAAGGGAGCAAATGTGACGATAATCGCGAGGAATGAACAGAATTTGGAGAAAGCCAAGGAGGAAATATTGCAAGCATGCGAGAACAGAAATACACAAAGGGTGGAGTGTCtatctttaaatattggtATGGATTATTCGACTGTTGAGAAAGCGCTGACCGATCTAGAGAAGGTTATGGGACCAATTTACATGCTTGTAAATTGCGCTGGTCTCGCAATCGCTGGCAAGATAGAAGACACCACCCCAGAGAATCTCGATGAGATGGTACGCACAAATTTTCTAGGTACATATTACTGCATTAAGGCAGTGACGCCAAGAATGAAAGATTCTAAGGAAGGAGTGATTGTACTTATGTCGTCTCAAGCTGGTCTCCTAG GTATCTTCGGATACACCGCTTATAGTGCTACAAAATTTGCACTCCGTGGGTTGGCGGAGAGCTTGGAGATGGAACTTCAACCATACAATATCTCTGTTACTCTGTCTTTACCGCCGGACACAGATACACCTGGTTTTGCGGTCGAAGAGTTGTCAAAGCCGATGGAGACAAAAGTCATATCGCAGACGGTGAAACTGGTCCAGCCCGAGGTTGTTGCTGAGAAAACTTTCAAGGACGCGTTG GCAAGACATTTCTTCTCTACCGTTGGTTGGGAAGGTTTCATAATGGTGACATTGTGCGCGGGAATGTCGCAAGTCACCTCATTGTGCGAGTTGATCGCGCAAGCTTGGCTAATGGGAGTGTTGAGGCTCATCGGCGTGTTCTACCGCTCCTTCTTCGAGAGAGCCatcaaaaaatgtaacaacTGA